A single Tamandua tetradactyla isolate mTamTet1 chromosome X, mTamTet1.pri, whole genome shotgun sequence DNA region contains:
- the TCEAL4 gene encoding transcription elongation factor A protein-like 4, with product MEELYNESEIKPEKQDKMENEEQPHDEGKTEAACTLENKEMLENEGKAENRKKTQDKEMLKDKENPEKEGKSENSRKPKEGNPESKPRAAVKRPAEDGVPRKAKRKTNKGLAEYLKEYKEAIHDMHLSNEEMIREFDEMARVEDEVKKTKQKLGGFMWMQNSLQNPFHPRGPRELRGGCRASQRGFEDIPYV from the coding sequence ATGGAAGAACTCTACAATGAAAGTGAAATTAAGCCTGAAAAGCAAGACAAGATGGAAAATGAAGAACAGCCACACGATGAGGGAAAGACAGAAGCAGCTTGTACTCTGGAAAACAAGGAAATGTTAGAAAATGAGGGAAaggcagaaaataggaaaaagacacaAGATAAGGAAATGCTGAAGGACAAAGAAAATccagagaaggagggaaagtCAGAGAATAGCAGAAAACCAAAAGAAGGAAATCCAGAGAGCAAACCAAGGGCAGCAGTAAAGCGCCCAGCTGAGGATGgtgtacccagaaaagcaaaaagaaaaaccaacaaaGGGCTAGCTGAGTATCTCAAGGAATATAAGGAGGCCATACATGATATGCATTTGAGTAATGAGGAGATGATAAGAGAATTTGATGAGATGGCTAGGGTGGAGGATGAGgtgaaaaaaaccaaacagaaattggGGGGGTTTATGTGGATGCAAAACAGTTTACAGAACCCTTTCCACCCAAGGGGCCCAAGGGAGCTCAGGGGTGGCTGTAGGGCCTCACAAAGGGGCTTTGAAGACATTCCTTATGTGTAG
- the LOC143670498 gene encoding transcription elongation factor A protein-like 3, translating to MEKLYNENEGKPENEVEPEDEGKSEEEEKLELEGKPDNEGQPEDEGKPENAGKPQGEGKLKSEGKSESESRAPEKRPAEDYVPRKAKRKTDRGMDDSLKNYQEDLQERHLSSEEMMRECGDMSRAQEELRKKQKMGGFHWMQKDVQDHFSPRGQRGVRGVRGGGRGQRGLHDISYL from the coding sequence ATGGAAAAACTCTACAATGAAAATGAGGGAAAGCCAGAAAATGAAGTAGAAcctgaagatgaaggaaagtcagaggaggaagaaaagctGGAACTGGAGGGCAAGCCAGATAATGAGGGCCAACCAGAAGATGAGGGAAAGccagaaaatgcaggaaaaccACAAGGAGAGGGCAAGCTGAAATCTGAGGGCAAGTCAGAGAGTGAGTCACGGGCCCCTGAGAAGCGTCCAGCTGAAGATTATGTGCCTcggaaagcaaaaagaaaaacagataggGGGATGGATGATTCCCTCAAGAACTATCAGGAGGACttacaggaaaggcatttgagCAGTGAGGAGATGATGAGAGAATGTGGTGATATGTCAAGGGCTCAGGAAGAgctaaggaaaaaacagaaaatgggtGGTTTTCACTGGATGCAAAAGGATGTACAGGATCATTTCTCCCCAAGGGGTCAAAGGGGAGTCAGGGGTGTGAGAGGTGGAGGTAGGGGCCAAAGGGGGTTACATGATATCTCATACCTTTAA